Proteins encoded in a region of the Coprobacter tertius genome:
- a CDS encoding RNA polymerase sigma-70 factor, with protein MKNNLLNTERIQKFEFFFASNYPMVKKFALMLLKSAEDAEDIAQEVFTRLWDQPDLWEDREHINSFLYTMTRNLILNQIKHHNITTAYRENYSAKILQDEAYGLKDMLNPIYYKETLLLIELTLEKMPEKRKKIFRMSRFEDMSNKQIAEILGISIRTVENQIYLATCELKKTIVFSWFLFLVIAER; from the coding sequence ATGAAAAACAATTTACTAAATACTGAACGGATACAGAAATTCGAGTTCTTTTTTGCCAGCAATTACCCAATGGTTAAAAAATTTGCTCTCATGCTTCTGAAATCCGCAGAAGATGCCGAGGATATCGCTCAAGAAGTATTTACCCGGTTATGGGATCAGCCCGATTTATGGGAAGACAGGGAACATATAAATTCTTTTCTTTACACTATGACCCGTAACCTAATTCTCAATCAGATAAAGCACCATAACATTACTACGGCCTACCGAGAAAACTATTCGGCCAAAATATTGCAAGATGAAGCATACGGACTTAAAGATATGCTTAACCCTATTTATTATAAGGAAACTCTATTGCTGATAGAACTTACGCTCGAAAAAATGCCCGAGAAAAGAAAAAAAATATTCCGCATGAGCCGATTCGAAGATATGAGCAACAAACAAATCGCAGAAATTTTAGGTATTAGCATACGTACTGTAGAGAATCAAATATATTTAGCTACCTGTGAGTTAAAGAAAACTATTGTTTTTTCGTGGTTTCTTTTTTTGGTTATCGCCGAACGCTAA
- a CDS encoding TonB-dependent receptor, whose protein sequence is MLQIYEFIVKQAKIRKSFILFFCLLFLQAPVFAQSGETITIKKQKITVIEALQEVARQAHMYVGYNASQLKDKPDISLNIEKETLQQALSRILKGTGFSYRIKDRNIAIVPDNKPETETIKKLVTGKVTDESGEPLIGVSVAIMGSTMGVITDVDGKFSIEVPVGSTLTLSYVGFKTQHIKINDRNIYDIKMLSDTKQLNDVVVTALGIKREQKALSYNVQQVKSDDFTQIKDANFINSLAGKVAGATINTSSSGVGGASKVVMRGAKSIEQSSNALYVIDGIPMYNFGGNGGTEFDSRGTTEAIADLNPDDIESISVLTGAAAAALYGSNAANGAILITTKKGKVGKAQITVSSNTDFLKPFVLPRFQNRYGTGSNGNPDGSTSQSWGPLLNQASYRGYTPNEFFETGIVYTNSITLSAGTEKNQSFFSAASVNSDGMIPNNRYNRFNFTFRNTTSFLNDKMKLDVGAGYIIQNDRNMTNQGVYSNPLVPAYLFPRGDDFSLIKSFERWDPARKIMTMFWPQGEGDLRMQNPYWIAYRNLRENNKKRYMLSAQLSYDITDWINITGRVRVDNTNGKYEQKLYASSNPTLTEGSSQGYYAIETNENSQTYADVLLNINKRFGDYSLVANIGASITDNASDALSYRGPIREKGIPNVFNVFDLDNSKKRARQEGWEEQTQSVFASAELGWKSMIYLSLTGRNDWASQLANSPQSSFFYPSIGLSAIISQMAKMPEEIEYLKVRASFSSVGTPYPRFLTIPTYEYNETTQSWSAKTHFPIGKLYPERTDSWEVGIDARFLKGFTLSASFYRANTYNQTFDPKISVSSGYSKIYLQTGYVRNTGIEAMLGYRHDWNGFTWDTGLTFSKNQNKIIELVDNYIHPETGQPITLDKLEMKALGKAKFILKKGGTLGDLYTTSGLKRDEKGQIEIDNNGNVTTVDNLEDIKLGSVFPKCNFAWHNQFSYRGISLSALFTARIGGIVYSATQAALDQYGVSETSAAARDAGYVLVNGRSHIDPQTWYTAIASQSGLPQYYTYSATNIRLQELSIGYTIPRRKLKNLMDINIAFVGRNLWMIYNKAPFDPESVATTGNYYQGIDYFMMPSTRNLGFNIKINF, encoded by the coding sequence ATGCTACAAATTTATGAATTTATAGTGAAACAAGCGAAGATCAGAAAGAGTTTTATACTTTTTTTCTGTTTGCTCTTTCTGCAAGCACCTGTCTTTGCTCAATCTGGTGAAACAATCACTATAAAAAAACAAAAAATTACAGTGATCGAAGCACTTCAGGAAGTAGCTCGACAAGCCCATATGTATGTGGGTTACAATGCCTCTCAATTAAAAGACAAACCCGATATTTCACTAAACATCGAAAAGGAAACTTTACAACAAGCCCTTTCTCGAATACTAAAGGGTACTGGTTTCTCATACCGCATTAAAGACAGGAATATTGCCATTGTTCCCGATAATAAACCAGAAACAGAAACTATTAAAAAATTAGTGACCGGCAAAGTAACCGATGAGAGCGGAGAACCGCTCATTGGTGTAAGCGTCGCTATCATGGGTAGTACGATGGGGGTAATCACCGACGTTGACGGAAAATTTTCTATCGAAGTTCCGGTCGGCAGCACTCTTACGCTCTCATACGTGGGCTTTAAGACACAACATATAAAGATAAACGATCGTAATATATACGATATAAAAATGCTTTCCGATACCAAGCAACTCAATGATGTAGTAGTAACGGCTTTAGGTATCAAACGCGAACAAAAAGCGTTGAGCTATAATGTGCAACAAGTAAAATCAGACGACTTTACACAAATAAAAGACGCAAACTTTATAAACAGCCTGGCAGGTAAAGTTGCCGGAGCTACCATCAATACCAGTTCTTCGGGAGTAGGCGGAGCCAGCAAAGTCGTCATGCGTGGTGCAAAATCTATCGAGCAGTCGAGTAACGCCCTTTATGTAATCGACGGTATTCCTATGTACAACTTCGGCGGAAACGGCGGTACAGAATTCGACTCGAGGGGAACAACCGAGGCTATCGCCGACCTGAATCCCGACGATATCGAAAGCATATCGGTACTTACAGGAGCTGCTGCTGCTGCCTTATACGGTAGCAATGCCGCCAACGGAGCGATCTTGATTACTACTAAAAAAGGAAAAGTAGGTAAAGCCCAGATCACCGTATCGAGTAATACCGATTTCCTGAAACCTTTTGTATTACCCCGTTTCCAAAACCGGTACGGCACCGGTAGCAACGGAAATCCCGACGGTTCTACTTCACAAAGCTGGGGTCCGCTACTTAATCAGGCCAGTTACCGGGGATATACTCCCAATGAATTTTTCGAAACAGGTATCGTTTATACCAATTCTATTACCCTTTCGGCAGGAACCGAAAAAAATCAAAGTTTTTTCTCTGCTGCTTCGGTAAACTCCGACGGTATGATACCCAACAATCGTTATAACCGTTTTAATTTCACTTTCCGAAATACGACGTCGTTCCTCAATGACAAGATGAAACTCGATGTAGGAGCCGGATATATTATACAAAACGACCGGAATATGACCAATCAGGGAGTATATTCCAACCCACTCGTACCGGCTTATCTTTTCCCGAGAGGAGATGATTTCTCTCTCATAAAATCGTTCGAACGCTGGGATCCCGCCCGTAAAATTATGACCATGTTTTGGCCCCAGGGAGAAGGTGATTTAAGAATGCAAAATCCTTATTGGATCGCTTATCGTAATCTTCGTGAAAACAACAAGAAGAGATACATGTTGTCGGCTCAGTTGAGCTACGATATCACCGACTGGATAAACATTACAGGCCGTGTGCGCGTAGATAATACCAATGGAAAATACGAACAGAAATTATACGCCAGTTCCAACCCTACGCTCACCGAAGGCAGCTCACAAGGATACTATGCCATAGAGACAAATGAAAATTCGCAGACTTACGCCGATGTCTTACTAAACATCAACAAACGTTTCGGCGATTATTCACTCGTCGCTAATATAGGAGCCAGCATTACCGATAATGCAAGCGACGCATTGAGTTACCGGGGGCCCATCCGTGAAAAAGGCATCCCCAACGTATTTAATGTTTTCGACCTCGACAACTCTAAAAAACGTGCCCGCCAAGAAGGTTGGGAAGAACAAACACAGTCGGTATTCGCCAGTGCGGAACTGGGATGGAAAAGTATGATCTATCTATCTCTTACCGGACGTAACGACTGGGCATCGCAACTTGCCAACTCTCCACAATCTTCATTTTTTTACCCTTCGATAGGATTATCAGCCATAATTTCTCAAATGGCAAAAATGCCCGAAGAAATCGAATATCTCAAAGTCCGTGCATCATTCAGTTCGGTAGGTACACCCTATCCTCGCTTTCTCACTATTCCCACTTACGAATACAACGAAACGACCCAAAGCTGGAGTGCCAAAACCCATTTTCCGATCGGAAAACTTTATCCTGAACGTACCGATTCCTGGGAAGTAGGTATCGACGCCCGTTTCCTCAAAGGATTTACCTTGAGTGCCTCGTTCTACCGAGCCAATACTTATAATCAAACTTTCGATCCCAAAATATCGGTATCATCAGGTTATTCTAAGATATACCTGCAAACAGGATATGTACGCAACACCGGTATAGAAGCCATGCTTGGGTACCGACACGACTGGAACGGGTTTACGTGGGATACCGGTCTTACCTTCAGCAAAAACCAAAATAAGATCATCGAACTGGTAGATAATTATATACACCCCGAAACAGGACAACCGATTACCCTCGACAAATTAGAAATGAAGGCATTGGGAAAAGCTAAATTTATTTTAAAAAAAGGAGGTACACTGGGCGACCTCTATACGACTTCGGGCCTTAAAAGAGATGAAAAAGGACAAATCGAGATCGACAACAACGGTAATGTAACCACCGTCGATAATCTCGAAGATATCAAACTCGGTTCTGTCTTTCCCAAATGTAATTTTGCCTGGCATAACCAATTCTCATACAGAGGAATCTCTCTTTCGGCTTTATTTACAGCACGTATCGGGGGTATCGTATATTCGGCGACCCAAGCTGCACTCGACCAATACGGTGTTTCCGAAACTTCGGCAGCAGCACGCGATGCGGGATATGTACTCGTAAACGGTCGCAGCCATATCGATCCTCAAACCTGGTACACAGCTATCGCTTCTCAAAGCGGTCTCCCGCAATATTATACTTACAGCGCAACCAACATACGATTACAAGAGTTATCGATCGGTTATACCATCCCTCGTCGCAAACTTAAAAACCTGATGGACATTAATATCGCATTTGTAGGCCGCAACCTGTGGATGATATATAATAAGGCTCCCTTCGATCCCGAATCGGTAGCGACTACGGGTAACTACTATCAAGGTATCGACTATTTTATGATGCCGAGCACACGCAATCTGGGATTCAATATTAAGATCAACTTTTAA
- a CDS encoding RagB/SusD family nutrient uptake outer membrane protein codes for MKNILANIGVVFLVLLTFSSCSDFLDEVPQGNVGTTRNFYKNKIDIEYALTAAYANLQNGYLYKSSMVLMTDVRSDDLGSFANTGGNAGREYSIKIFTAQSDNQIFRNVWKKSYETIYRCNNVIANIGVVNDDKLELQYEAEARFIRALFYFNIVRFWGDAPLILTPMTPSEVAKCKRDKSTEIYSAIENDLLFASDIKNLPKKFSGKNLGRATSLAAKALLGKVYLQEKKWPEAKAVLGELINIDNAGTHDLLPDIANVFSTAPAQGSSAADFKNYTGWSPQTMNKEILFEVLFNKDIPGEGRDALTYYANQADLNEELKLSNTEKCIYATGDRRADLMRSMKGTNNDNNLLVKYADIQSSLKQYGYHTPILRWSDVLLMYAEACNEVAYDNSAAAPALLALNQVRTRSYAMGAYTTDDLPDQDSFRDAIFLERRLEFPMEMQRWFDLIRSGNAINEMAKININIDNDDLLYPIPNSEVVLRNDPVNFPQNPGY; via the coding sequence ATGAAAAATATATTAGCAAATATCGGTGTAGTATTTTTGGTTCTATTAACATTTTCGAGCTGTAGCGATTTTTTAGATGAAGTGCCTCAGGGGAATGTAGGAACGACCAGAAATTTTTATAAAAACAAGATAGATATCGAATATGCGCTTACCGCTGCTTATGCCAATTTACAAAACGGTTATTTGTATAAGTCGTCAATGGTATTAATGACCGATGTGCGTTCAGATGATTTAGGGTCGTTTGCCAATACGGGAGGTAACGCAGGCCGGGAATATAGCATTAAAATATTTACGGCACAATCTGATAATCAGATTTTTCGTAACGTATGGAAAAAAAGTTATGAGACGATATATCGATGTAATAATGTGATCGCTAACATCGGGGTGGTAAATGACGATAAGCTGGAATTGCAATATGAAGCTGAAGCGCGTTTCATTAGGGCATTGTTTTATTTTAATATTGTTCGTTTTTGGGGAGATGCTCCATTGATTTTAACTCCGATGACACCTTCAGAAGTGGCTAAATGTAAACGGGATAAATCAACGGAAATTTATAGTGCTATCGAAAACGATTTACTTTTTGCATCCGATATAAAAAATCTACCCAAAAAGTTCAGCGGTAAAAACTTGGGACGAGCTACTTCATTGGCTGCGAAGGCACTTTTAGGCAAAGTTTACCTACAAGAAAAAAAATGGCCGGAGGCAAAAGCGGTATTGGGAGAACTGATAAATATAGATAATGCCGGTACACATGATTTACTGCCTGATATCGCGAATGTTTTTAGTACCGCACCTGCGCAAGGTAGTTCGGCTGCGGATTTTAAAAACTATACCGGTTGGTCTCCGCAAACCATGAATAAAGAAATTTTATTTGAAGTACTTTTTAATAAAGATATACCGGGTGAAGGCCGGGATGCATTGACTTATTATGCCAATCAGGCAGATTTGAACGAAGAACTTAAATTAAGCAATACCGAAAAGTGTATTTATGCGACGGGGGATCGGCGAGCCGATTTGATGCGTAGCATGAAAGGTACGAATAACGATAATAACCTATTGGTGAAGTATGCCGATATTCAAAGTTCGCTGAAACAATATGGGTATCATACTCCTATACTTCGTTGGTCTGATGTATTATTGATGTATGCCGAGGCTTGTAATGAAGTGGCTTATGATAATTCTGCCGCAGCTCCGGCGTTATTAGCGTTGAATCAGGTTAGAACCCGCTCTTATGCAATGGGCGCATATACAACCGATGATCTTCCGGACCAGGATAGTTTCAGGGATGCTATTTTTCTTGAGCGTCGTCTTGAATTTCCGATGGAAATGCAACGCTGGTTTGATCTGATACGTTCTGGAAATGCGATTAATGAAATGGCCAAAATAAACATTAATATAGATAATGATGATTTACTCTATCCGATACCGAATAGTGAAGTCGTATTACGTAACGATCCAGTAAATTTTCCTCAAAATCCGGGTTATTAA
- a CDS encoding TonB-dependent receptor: protein MKNRKPIPMRATRIFCLVLLLITSTSLFSQITVSIENMPLREALRKIEQVSNYKFFYNENLSGLDTYVSLNVSNASIGDAMQKLLDKKNLSYKLEKDNVVALVAKESVEKKTKTLKGIIVDKNDDPVIGASVVVKGTSIGTITDINGRYELNDVPEDKTIAVSYVGYKTLEFPARSKALERVILNENGKMLDEVVVVGYGTQRKRDVTTSISSIRASDIADIAATSIEQALVGRMAGVQITQPNGTPGAGFDVKVRGVGTVTAGTSPLYVIDGVPLSDDTGDATGISVSPLASIEPSDIESIEVLKDASAAAIYGSRGSNGVVIITTKQGKEGKPKITYSGYAGAQMVTDKIDVLDAYEYAQLVFDGHNNAYYDQLKTAGKAALYDPYATNQQRWNNLKTGSINENQGWMLPPEILPYVRGEKGLVNTDWQDAVLRTGFITKHNLSVSGGNKSIKYMLSGNYQNEEGIVINSGFTKMGFRSKVDVSHKRWKFGGNINLTRNIYDLVNTEGRYGDDGVLSLALGAAPIYPVYDENGNFDYSQNNTSYGQSKLNNPVAVATLIEDKMTSIQMLGVAYAQFEILKGLNLKTQGSWNYNNYVRDYYRPAALPNSTNRIPPSNPTAESRTKNKYTWVWENTLNFNKKINKLHSITALAGWTAQRYQGNANRITATDLPMNDLIHTIPGNSTATKYDSNKQAWTLLSGIARVQYNFSDKYLFSTAIRADGSSRFGKNSRWGYFPSVSGAWYLSEEKFMKSFSSWLSNLKIRASWGMTGNMNIGNYASYGIINGDNYVFGDIYSIGSKESTFGNPDLSWEKTSQTDLGLEIGFFNWLNLEVDIYKGLTSDMLLDVPVMEASGFSTILQNIGKVENKGIEITLNTNVKMGGIRWMNSFNYAMNRNKVISLGSATEIYTQSNKVIDFITKVGEPIGNYYTYVTDGVYKNQAEIETDVMNGIIVPNAQPGDFRFKKFGKDDVINADDKQITGNYLPLFTYGYSTSLKYKSFDFGLSLQGVYGNEIANINRRYLANMEGNANQLSIANERWQSPENPGSGKVYKANRSATGMNSVISTWHIEDGSYMRIREITLGYAFPKRLLKRMGISNLRIYGSAFNPFTFTKYSGYNPEVSADSSPIMQGVDYGTYPLSRSIVFGINFSL, encoded by the coding sequence ATGAAAAACAGGAAACCGATCCCCATGAGAGCAACCCGAATTTTTTGTCTCGTATTGCTTTTGATTACTTCAACTTCACTTTTTTCACAGATTACCGTTTCCATAGAGAATATGCCCTTACGAGAAGCTTTGAGAAAAATCGAACAGGTAAGTAACTATAAATTTTTTTACAATGAAAATCTGTCCGGACTCGACACATATGTTTCCTTAAATGTAAGTAACGCTTCTATCGGCGATGCTATGCAAAAACTATTGGATAAGAAAAACCTTTCTTATAAATTAGAAAAGGACAATGTTGTTGCTTTGGTAGCTAAAGAGTCGGTTGAAAAGAAAACCAAAACATTGAAAGGGATCATCGTAGATAAAAATGATGATCCTGTAATAGGTGCCAGTGTAGTTGTAAAAGGAACATCGATAGGTACGATTACCGACATTAACGGCAGATACGAATTGAATGACGTACCAGAGGATAAAACGATTGCCGTTTCGTATGTTGGATATAAAACATTAGAATTTCCGGCGCGCAGTAAAGCTCTCGAACGAGTGATATTGAATGAAAACGGGAAGATGCTTGATGAAGTGGTAGTAGTCGGTTATGGTACTCAACGTAAACGAGATGTTACGACTTCTATTTCTTCTATTCGGGCTTCGGATATAGCGGATATAGCGGCAACAAGTATCGAACAGGCGTTGGTGGGGCGTATGGCTGGGGTACAAATCACACAACCGAATGGGACTCCCGGAGCAGGATTCGATGTTAAAGTACGTGGTGTGGGAACCGTAACGGCAGGGACCTCACCCTTGTATGTGATAGATGGTGTGCCTTTGAGTGATGATACGGGAGACGCAACCGGAATATCCGTAAGCCCGTTGGCTTCTATCGAGCCTTCCGATATAGAATCAATCGAGGTATTAAAGGATGCTTCGGCGGCAGCTATATATGGTTCGAGAGGAAGCAATGGCGTTGTGATTATTACTACTAAGCAAGGGAAAGAAGGTAAACCGAAGATAACTTATAGCGGGTATGCCGGTGCTCAAATGGTAACAGATAAAATTGACGTATTGGATGCTTATGAGTACGCACAATTAGTGTTTGACGGCCATAACAACGCTTACTATGATCAATTGAAAACTGCGGGAAAGGCTGCCTTATATGATCCTTACGCCACGAATCAACAACGTTGGAACAATCTGAAAACAGGAAGTATTAATGAAAATCAGGGATGGATGCTCCCTCCTGAAATTCTTCCCTATGTCAGAGGAGAAAAGGGATTAGTTAATACCGATTGGCAGGATGCTGTATTACGTACAGGTTTCATTACAAAGCACAATTTGTCCGTAAGCGGGGGAAATAAGAGCATTAAGTACATGCTTTCCGGGAATTATCAAAATGAAGAAGGTATAGTCATAAATTCGGGCTTTACTAAAATGGGATTCCGTTCTAAAGTTGATGTGAGTCACAAACGTTGGAAATTTGGGGGTAACATCAATTTAACTCGTAATATCTATGACTTGGTAAACACCGAAGGTCGGTATGGTGACGACGGCGTATTATCATTGGCGTTAGGAGCAGCTCCTATCTATCCGGTTTATGATGAAAACGGAAATTTTGATTATTCACAAAATAATACCAGTTACGGACAATCAAAATTGAATAACCCGGTAGCGGTAGCGACTCTTATCGAAGATAAAATGACCTCTATACAAATGCTGGGAGTAGCTTATGCTCAATTCGAGATACTTAAAGGGCTGAATTTAAAAACACAGGGAAGTTGGAATTATAATAATTACGTGCGGGATTATTACCGTCCGGCTGCTTTACCGAATTCTACAAATCGTATTCCGCCGTCTAATCCTACAGCGGAATCCCGAACCAAGAATAAATATACCTGGGTATGGGAAAACACATTAAACTTTAATAAAAAGATAAATAAATTGCATTCTATTACGGCATTGGCTGGATGGACGGCACAGCGATATCAAGGAAATGCAAATAGAATCACGGCTACAGATTTACCGATGAATGACTTAATTCATACTATTCCGGGAAATTCTACCGCGACAAAGTATGATTCGAATAAACAGGCTTGGACTTTGCTTTCGGGAATCGCGCGCGTACAATACAATTTTTCCGATAAGTATTTATTTTCCACTGCTATTCGTGCCGACGGCTCATCCCGCTTTGGGAAGAATAGCCGTTGGGGGTATTTCCCTTCTGTATCCGGAGCGTGGTATTTGTCGGAAGAAAAATTCATGAAATCATTTTCTTCCTGGTTAAGTAACTTAAAGATTCGTGCGAGTTGGGGAATGACTGGAAATATGAACATTGGTAATTATGCTTCTTATGGTATTATCAACGGCGATAATTATGTGTTTGGCGATATATATAGCATCGGATCGAAAGAAAGCACTTTCGGTAATCCGGATTTGAGTTGGGAAAAAACATCTCAAACAGATTTAGGATTGGAAATAGGTTTCTTTAATTGGCTGAATCTTGAAGTGGATATTTATAAAGGGTTAACTTCTGATATGCTTTTAGATGTACCTGTAATGGAAGCCTCCGGGTTTTCTACTATTCTGCAAAACATCGGAAAAGTAGAGAATAAAGGTATTGAAATAACTTTGAATACGAACGTAAAAATGGGCGGTATACGTTGGATGAATAGTTTTAATTATGCCATGAATCGGAATAAAGTCATATCGTTGGGTAGCGCTACTGAAATATACACTCAGTCGAATAAAGTGATTGATTTTATTACCAAAGTGGGTGAGCCTATCGGAAACTATTATACATATGTAACCGATGGTGTATATAAAAATCAGGCTGAGATAGAAACTGACGTAATGAATGGTATTATCGTCCCAAATGCTCAACCGGGTGATTTTAGATTTAAGAAATTCGGCAAGGATGATGTCATAAACGCAGATGATAAACAAATTACGGGAAATTATCTTCCACTCTTTACATATGGTTATTCCACATCTCTCAAATATAAGTCGTTTGACTTCGGTTTATCCTTACAAGGAGTTTACGGAAACGAAATCGCGAATATTAATCGACGATATTTGGCCAATATGGAGGGTAACGCAAACCAGCTTTCGATAGCGAATGAACGTTGGCAGTCACCAGAAAATCCCGGAAGCGGAAAAGTATATAAAGCTAATCGTAGCGCAACAGGGATGAATTCCGTTATTTCTACCTGGCATATTGAAGACGGTTCGTATATGCGTATTCGTGAGATAACCCTCGGATATGCATTTCCCAAACGTTTATTAAAGCGGATGGGTATAAGTAACTTGCGTATTTACGGTTCGGCTTTTAATCCCTTTACATTCACTAAATACAGCGGCTATAATCCCGAAGTCAGTGCTGATTCCAGCCCCATTATGCAGGGAGTAGATTACGGAACTTATCCGCTTTCGAGAAGTATCGTATTTGGGATAAACTTTAGTTTATAA
- a CDS encoding FecR family protein, translated as MSQKKNYFQRIVELFAGNNYPASVRSDFFRWLTDEEHATEKDKALKKLWETTRSTADTEISIHTWKRIRKSIGLLPEKNFIRRIRIWQGAAAVLLLMLASSLYLASIARRPSADLIQQYFPIAETGCFLLPDGSQVQLNSKSTLLYPQNFSGKTRSVYLIGEANFKVAHDKKHPFIVKSADLQVTALGTEFNVSAYPDNPVTEATLISGSIRVEYDNLQSSEILEPNEQLAYNRIDKNRLRLIPDMNDVTAWQRDELVFKEMTLTDIIRVLERKYPYRFEYSLNSLGNDKYTFRFREKAALPEVMDIIESVVGNIKYKIEGNSCFLTEKNK; from the coding sequence ATGTCACAAAAGAAAAATTATTTTCAAAGAATAGTAGAACTCTTTGCCGGGAACAATTATCCGGCTTCCGTCCGAAGCGACTTTTTCCGGTGGCTCACAGATGAAGAACACGCTACCGAAAAGGATAAGGCGCTTAAAAAATTATGGGAAACGACTCGTTCGACTGCCGATACCGAAATATCGATACACACATGGAAACGCATCAGAAAGAGCATCGGATTGTTACCCGAAAAGAATTTCATACGGCGCATACGCATTTGGCAAGGAGCCGCAGCTGTTTTATTACTCATGCTGGCCTCATCACTCTACCTCGCCTCGATTGCTCGCCGGCCATCTGCAGATCTCATTCAACAATACTTTCCTATTGCAGAAACAGGCTGTTTTCTTCTTCCCGACGGTAGTCAGGTACAACTCAATTCTAAAAGCACCCTGTTATATCCACAAAATTTCTCAGGGAAGACACGAAGTGTTTATCTTATAGGAGAAGCCAATTTTAAAGTTGCACACGATAAAAAACATCCGTTTATCGTAAAATCCGCTGATCTTCAGGTAACAGCATTAGGGACCGAATTCAATGTCTCCGCTTATCCGGATAATCCCGTTACCGAAGCGACCCTTATTTCGGGAAGTATCCGGGTAGAATACGACAACCTGCAATCTTCGGAAATATTGGAACCGAATGAGCAATTAGCCTACAATAGAATAGATAAAAACCGCCTCCGGCTCATACCCGATATGAATGATGTCACTGCCTGGCAACGAGACGAACTGGTATTCAAAGAAATGACGCTCACCGATATTATCCGGGTACTCGAAAGAAAATACCCCTACCGGTTCGAGTATAGCCTCAACAGTCTCGGTAACGATAAGTATACATTCCGGTTCAGAGAAAAGGCGGCCTTACCCGAAGTTATGGATATCATCGAAAGCGTTGTAGGTAACATAAAATATAAAATAGAGGGCAACTCTTGTTTTCTGACCGAGAAAAACAAATGA
- a CDS encoding FecR family protein, with translation MDKEYYKILFEKYLRDDISEEEKDKIVTWMRENTAFSAWWEKEFDSCSSKIDTALKDNMLVYIKSLVLPTESINIQDENLVKRRKNIFLSRKGFSRLVKWAAVLFIPLILAFMGWYYLNPVDKEQVPFIVKVPNGDMTTVMMPDGTDIMLNSGSQLMYGESYGKDERRVKLYGEGYFKVAHDTRRPFIVQLEVLEIKVLGTVFNVRAYSDSQDITIVLLEGKVRVNSETASVSMQPGEKLTYNRITRRFDSEKVNAGNFIAWTSGKLYFNNESLENIVKTLSRVYDVTIRYDSSEIADEYFTGTIPGGGIKNALDILKLTSSFDYVIDGTTIILRSKY, from the coding sequence ATGGATAAAGAGTATTATAAAATATTATTTGAAAAGTATCTAAGAGACGATATTTCAGAAGAAGAGAAAGATAAAATCGTTACATGGATGCGTGAGAATACGGCTTTTTCTGCTTGGTGGGAAAAAGAATTTGACAGTTGTAGCTCTAAGATAGATACAGCGTTGAAAGATAATATGTTAGTATATATAAAATCTCTTGTTTTACCTACAGAAAGTATAAATATACAGGACGAAAATCTGGTGAAACGAAGAAAAAATATATTTCTTTCCCGAAAAGGATTTTCGAGGCTGGTAAAATGGGCAGCCGTTCTATTTATTCCTTTGATTTTGGCTTTCATGGGATGGTATTATCTGAATCCTGTCGATAAAGAACAAGTACCGTTTATTGTAAAAGTTCCTAACGGAGATATGACGACGGTAATGATGCCTGATGGAACGGATATTATGCTGAATTCGGGTTCGCAACTCATGTACGGCGAAAGTTACGGAAAAGACGAACGGCGAGTTAAACTTTATGGAGAAGGTTATTTTAAGGTTGCGCATGATACTCGCCGCCCTTTTATTGTACAATTAGAGGTTTTAGAGATAAAAGTTCTGGGAACAGTTTTTAATGTACGGGCTTATAGTGATTCTCAAGATATTACGATCGTATTGCTCGAAGGTAAAGTTCGTGTTAACTCTGAAACGGCTTCGGTATCGATGCAGCCCGGAGAGAAACTTACTTATAACCGGATTACACGCCGATTCGATTCGGAAAAAGTAAATGCCGGTAATTTTATTGCCTGGACCAGTGGAAAACTGTATTTCAATAATGAATCGTTGGAAAATATTGTGAAAACCCTTTCGAGAGTATACGATGTTACGATTCGTTACGATTCGTCCGAAATAGCCGATGAGTATTTTACAGGTACAATCCCCGGTGGCGGTATTAAAAATGCACTCGATATTTTGAAACTGACATCTTCTTTTGATTATGTGATCGATGGTACGACAATTATATTGAGGTCAAAATATTAA